In one Corallococcus sp. EGB genomic region, the following are encoded:
- a CDS encoding FHA domain-containing protein, whose product MLVYNPGQPDELSYPLGDAPITIGRADDQGICIPHRSLSRQHARIESSDGRFFVTDLQSKNGTFVNGVQIRRKELRPGDTLTLGELVFLLTHEPPPVAPSGPPGAAAHEPRPQLTRALTRVPLKTLVQAVSGQEPPPVEAASAATRSRERMRILQEVAKLLSVTDDLEALPGKVLDLAFQILRVDRGVILLMDEATGRLEPRVTKTAEGAAVRGPIYSQNIVDFVLRRSVAALFSDAVNDPRLGAAESVIFSSIRASMCVPLKPRDEVLGVLYVDNVSTPKSFSEDDLDFLVAFAGQAALALENARLYRRIEQETVQRMQLIMDAKLASLAALVGGMAHELRNPLNFISNFAGLSVGLTEDLAGVLEPQRERLTPDSVRDVDEALVCLRTNVQKIHEHGRRADAVIQGMLQHARRAPGPREPVDLNALVAESVALGLGGMRGEALTVRLEAEYDPAVGPLELSRADVGRVIINVVDNALYAMRQKRQAQGAAYAPVLKVRTLARPEQVEVRLRDNGPGIPSESARRIFDPFFTTKPPGQGTGLGLSLSHDIIVQGHQGTFRMETVPGEFTEFVITLPRRGGRSSMERGSGAR is encoded by the coding sequence ATGCTCGTCTACAATCCAGGGCAGCCGGATGAGCTGTCCTACCCGCTGGGGGACGCGCCCATCACCATTGGCCGCGCGGACGACCAGGGCATCTGCATCCCCCACCGCAGCCTGTCGCGGCAGCACGCCCGCATCGAGTCCTCCGACGGGCGCTTCTTCGTCACCGACCTCCAGAGCAAGAACGGCACCTTCGTCAACGGCGTGCAGATCCGCCGCAAGGAGCTGCGCCCCGGCGACACGCTGACCCTGGGCGAGCTCGTCTTCCTGCTCACCCACGAGCCGCCCCCGGTCGCGCCCTCGGGCCCGCCCGGCGCGGCGGCCCACGAGCCCCGCCCGCAGCTCACGCGCGCGCTCACCCGCGTGCCGCTGAAGACGCTGGTGCAGGCGGTGTCCGGGCAGGAGCCGCCCCCGGTGGAGGCCGCCAGCGCGGCCACGCGCTCGCGCGAGCGGATGCGCATCCTCCAGGAGGTGGCGAAGCTGCTCTCCGTCACGGACGACCTGGAGGCGCTGCCCGGCAAGGTGCTGGACCTGGCGTTCCAGATCCTCCGCGTGGACCGGGGCGTCATCCTGCTGATGGACGAGGCCACCGGGAGGCTGGAGCCGCGCGTGACCAAGACGGCGGAGGGCGCGGCCGTGCGCGGGCCCATCTACAGCCAGAACATCGTGGACTTCGTGCTGCGCCGGAGCGTGGCGGCGCTCTTCTCCGACGCGGTGAATGATCCGCGCCTGGGCGCCGCGGAGTCCGTCATCTTCAGCTCCATCCGCGCCTCCATGTGCGTGCCGCTCAAGCCGCGCGACGAGGTGCTGGGCGTGCTGTACGTGGACAACGTCTCCACGCCCAAGAGCTTCTCCGAGGACGACCTGGACTTCCTCGTCGCGTTCGCGGGACAGGCGGCGCTCGCGCTGGAGAACGCGCGGCTCTACCGCCGCATCGAGCAGGAGACGGTGCAGCGCATGCAGCTCATCATGGACGCGAAGCTGGCCTCGCTCGCGGCGCTGGTGGGCGGCATGGCGCACGAGCTGCGCAACCCGCTCAACTTCATCAGCAACTTCGCCGGGCTCTCCGTGGGCCTCACGGAGGACCTGGCCGGCGTGCTGGAGCCGCAGCGGGAGCGGCTGACGCCGGACAGCGTGCGCGACGTGGACGAGGCGCTCGTGTGCCTGCGCACCAACGTCCAGAAGATCCACGAGCACGGCCGCCGCGCGGACGCGGTCATCCAGGGCATGCTCCAGCACGCGCGCCGCGCCCCCGGCCCGCGCGAGCCGGTGGACCTGAACGCCCTGGTGGCGGAGAGCGTGGCCCTGGGGCTGGGCGGCATGCGCGGCGAGGCCCTGACCGTCCGCCTGGAGGCCGAGTACGACCCGGCCGTGGGGCCGCTGGAGCTCAGCCGCGCGGACGTGGGCCGCGTCATCATCAACGTCGTGGACAACGCGCTCTACGCCATGCGTCAGAAGCGCCAGGCGCAGGGCGCGGCGTACGCGCCGGTCCTCAAGGTTCGCACCCTCGCGCGTCCTGAGCAGGTGGAGGTCCGGCTGCGCGACAACGGGCCGGGCATCCCCTCGGAGAGTGCGAGAAGAATCTTCGACCCCTTCTTCACGACGAAGCCGCCGGGGCAGGGGACGGGGCTGGGGCTGTCGCTCAGTCATGACATCATCGTGCAGGGCCACCAGGGCACGTTCCGCATGGAGACGGTGCCGGGTGAGTTCACGGAGTTCGTCATCACCCTGCCCAGGCGGGGGGGACGGTCATCAATGGAGCGAGGCTCGGGAGCGCGATGA
- the cysC gene encoding adenylyl-sulfate kinase, producing MQQRPGFILWFTGMSGAGKSTLSAAVARQLSPVQRVELLDGDEVRTYLSRGLGFSREDREENVRRIGYVARVLAKHEVGVITAAISPYKSSRDEVRALATQAGIPFLECYVQASLDALIARDVKGLYKKALAGEIPHFTGVSDPYEPPESPEITVRSDAETVEAGLERILDTLRDRGLLASAASAA from the coding sequence ATGCAACAGCGTCCGGGCTTCATCCTCTGGTTCACCGGCATGTCCGGCGCGGGCAAGAGCACGCTGTCCGCCGCGGTGGCGCGGCAGCTCTCGCCCGTGCAGCGCGTGGAGCTGCTCGACGGGGACGAGGTGCGCACGTACCTCTCCCGCGGTCTGGGCTTCAGCCGCGAGGACCGCGAGGAGAACGTCCGGCGCATCGGCTACGTGGCGCGGGTGCTCGCGAAGCACGAGGTGGGCGTCATCACCGCCGCCATCTCCCCGTACAAGAGCTCCCGGGACGAGGTGCGCGCCCTGGCCACCCAGGCCGGCATCCCGTTCCTGGAGTGCTACGTCCAGGCCAGCCTGGACGCGCTCATCGCCCGCGACGTGAAGGGGCTCTACAAGAAGGCCCTGGCCGGGGAGATTCCCCACTTCACCGGCGTGTCGGACCCTTACGAGCCGCCCGAGTCCCCCGAAATCACCGTCCGCTCCGACGCGGAGACGGTGGAGGCGGGGCTGGAGCGCATCCTCGACACGCTGCGGGACCGGGGGCTGCTGGCCAGCGCCGCCAGCGCCGCCTGA
- a CDS encoding sulfate adenylyltransferase subunit 1: protein MELLRFATAGSVDDGKSTLIGRLLYDTKSILEDQLAAVERTSQARGDEYVNLALLLDGLKAEREQGITIDVAYRYFSTQKRKFIIADTPGHLQYTRNMVTGASTADLALILVDARKGVLEQTRRHAFIASLLRVPHLVLCVNKMDLVDFDPGVFDRIRDEFRQFSMKLDVTDLSFIPISALGGDNVVTRSEKMPWYQGPTLLHHLENVHIASDRDLIHLRFPVQGVIRPASAKKFHDYRAYSGQLLGGVMRVGDEVMVMPSGFTTRIKALELAGKPLKEAFPPMSVNVSLEEELDISRGDMLCRPGNPPTASQDIDAMVCWLSESSQLSSGSRLAIKHTTRMARAMVKQLHYRLDVNTLHRDEQSPGLKLNEVGRVTLRTTVPLFFDEYRRNRSTGSFILIDESTNATVGAGMINGPAVDR from the coding sequence GTGGAACTGCTGAGATTCGCGACCGCGGGCTCCGTGGATGACGGCAAGAGCACCCTCATCGGGCGGCTGTTGTACGACACGAAGTCCATTCTCGAGGACCAGCTCGCCGCAGTGGAGCGCACGAGCCAGGCCCGGGGTGACGAGTACGTCAACCTGGCGCTGCTCCTGGACGGCCTGAAGGCCGAGCGGGAGCAGGGCATCACCATCGACGTGGCGTACCGCTACTTCTCCACCCAGAAGCGCAAGTTCATCATCGCGGACACGCCCGGACACCTGCAGTACACGCGCAACATGGTGACGGGCGCGTCCACGGCGGACCTGGCGCTCATCCTGGTGGACGCGCGCAAGGGCGTGCTGGAGCAGACGCGCCGCCACGCGTTCATCGCGTCGCTCTTGCGCGTGCCGCACCTGGTGCTGTGCGTGAACAAGATGGATCTGGTGGACTTCGACCCGGGCGTCTTCGACCGCATCCGGGACGAGTTCCGCCAGTTCTCCATGAAGCTGGACGTGACGGACCTGTCGTTCATCCCCATCTCCGCGCTGGGCGGGGACAACGTGGTGACGCGCTCGGAGAAGATGCCCTGGTACCAGGGCCCCACGCTCCTGCACCACCTGGAGAACGTGCACATCGCGTCCGACCGCGACCTCATCCACCTGCGCTTCCCCGTGCAGGGCGTGATCCGTCCGGCGTCCGCGAAGAAGTTCCACGACTACCGCGCGTACTCCGGGCAGCTCCTGGGCGGAGTGATGCGCGTGGGCGACGAGGTGATGGTGATGCCGTCCGGCTTCACCACGCGCATCAAGGCGCTGGAGCTGGCGGGCAAGCCGCTGAAGGAAGCGTTCCCGCCCATGTCGGTGAACGTGTCGCTGGAGGAGGAGCTGGACATCAGCCGCGGCGACATGCTGTGCCGCCCGGGCAACCCGCCCACCGCGAGCCAGGACATCGACGCGATGGTGTGCTGGCTGTCGGAGTCCTCGCAGCTCAGCAGCGGTTCCCGGCTGGCCATCAAGCACACCACCCGCATGGCGCGCGCCATGGTGAAGCAGCTGCACTACCGGCTGGACGTCAACACCCTGCACCGCGACGAGCAGAGCCCGGGCCTGAAGCTCAACGAGGTGGGCCGGGTGACGCTGCGCACGACGGTGCCGCTGTTCTTCGACGAGTACCGCCGCAACCGCAGCACCGGCAGCTTCATCCTCATCGACGAAAGCACCAACGCCACCGTGGGCGCCGGGATGATCAACGGCCCCGCGGTGGACAGGTAG
- the cysD gene encoding sulfate adenylyltransferase subunit CysD — MSYELSHLEALEAESIFIIREVAAELDRPVLLFSGGKDSAVMLHLAVKAFWPAPLPFPLMHVDTGHNFPEVIQYRDERVAELGARLIVASVQEAIDAGKVTEEKGPRASRNRLQTQPLLEAIEKNGFNAVFGGARRDEEKARAKERVYSFRDEFGQWDPKNQRPELWALYNGRHRRGEHLRVFPLSNWTELDIWQYIARENVALPSIYYTHRREVFRRDGMLMAWSPFMTMMPGETVTTETVRFRTVGDMTCTACVPSTASTVEQVIAEVTASRVTERGASRADDKFSETAMEDRKREGYF, encoded by the coding sequence GTGAGCTACGAGCTTTCACATCTTGAGGCGCTGGAAGCCGAGTCCATCTTCATCATCCGGGAAGTCGCGGCGGAGCTGGACCGGCCGGTGCTGCTCTTCTCCGGAGGCAAGGACTCCGCGGTGATGCTGCACCTGGCGGTGAAGGCCTTCTGGCCCGCGCCGCTGCCGTTTCCGCTGATGCACGTGGACACGGGTCACAACTTCCCGGAGGTCATCCAGTATCGCGATGAACGGGTGGCGGAGCTGGGCGCGCGGCTCATCGTCGCGTCCGTGCAGGAGGCCATCGACGCCGGGAAGGTGACGGAGGAGAAGGGGCCCCGCGCGTCCCGCAACCGGTTGCAGACGCAGCCCCTGCTGGAGGCCATCGAGAAGAACGGCTTCAACGCCGTCTTCGGCGGCGCCCGGCGCGACGAGGAGAAGGCCCGCGCGAAGGAGCGCGTGTATTCCTTCCGCGACGAGTTCGGCCAGTGGGATCCGAAGAACCAGCGGCCGGAGCTGTGGGCGCTCTACAACGGCCGCCACCGCCGGGGCGAGCACCTGCGCGTCTTCCCCCTGTCCAACTGGACCGAGCTGGACATCTGGCAGTACATCGCCCGGGAGAACGTGGCGCTGCCGTCCATCTACTACACGCACCGGCGCGAGGTGTTCCGCCGGGACGGCATGCTGATGGCCTGGTCGCCCTTCATGACCATGATGCCCGGCGAGACGGTGACGACGGAGACGGTGCGCTTCCGCACCGTGGGCGACATGACGTGCACCGCGTGCGTGCCGTCCACCGCGTCCACGGTGGAGCAGGTCATCGCGGAGGTGACGGCCTCCCGCGTGACCGAGCGCGGCGCCAGCCGCGCGGACGACAAGTTCTCTGAGACGGCGATGGAAGACCGCAAGCGCGAGGGATACTTCTAG
- a CDS encoding thioesterase II family protein — protein MASASPPVLDRWFPSRKPLPEPRLRLFCLPFAGGSAAIYTPWLHALPTGVELCAVQLPGRERRLMEPALKTLPELMDVLMPALTPLMDRPFALFGYSMGARIGLEVARRLKRQGGPKPLGFIAAAAPPPSHNDREPIHTLPDAGFIAKLREYDGTPEEVLQHKELLELILPTLRADFGLAWAENGQDSGPLDIPLSVYAGKGDKHVGLDMMEHWREETTADVRIRHFEGGHFFIRTHGPPVLAAVREDLTRWMTAAT, from the coding sequence ATGGCAAGCGCCTCCCCTCCCGTCCTCGACCGCTGGTTCCCGTCCCGCAAGCCGCTTCCGGAGCCGCGCCTGCGCCTGTTCTGCCTGCCCTTCGCTGGCGGCAGCGCGGCCATCTACACCCCGTGGTTGCATGCGCTGCCCACGGGCGTGGAGCTGTGCGCGGTGCAGCTGCCCGGGCGTGAGCGGCGCCTGATGGAGCCCGCGCTCAAGACGCTGCCGGAGCTGATGGACGTGCTGATGCCCGCGCTGACGCCGCTGATGGACCGGCCCTTCGCGCTGTTCGGCTACAGCATGGGGGCGCGCATCGGCCTGGAGGTGGCGCGCAGGCTGAAGCGCCAGGGCGGCCCGAAGCCGCTGGGCTTCATCGCCGCGGCGGCGCCCCCGCCGTCGCACAACGACCGCGAGCCCATCCACACGCTGCCTGACGCGGGGTTCATCGCGAAGCTGCGCGAGTACGACGGCACGCCCGAGGAGGTCCTCCAGCACAAGGAGCTGCTGGAGCTCATCCTCCCCACGCTGCGCGCGGACTTCGGGCTGGCCTGGGCGGAGAACGGCCAGGACTCGGGCCCGCTGGACATCCCGCTGTCCGTGTACGCGGGCAAGGGGGACAAGCACGTGGGCCTGGACATGATGGAGCACTGGCGCGAGGAGACCACCGCCGACGTGCGCATCCGCCACTTCGAGGGTGGCCACTTCTTCATCCGCACGCACGGACCGCCGGTGCTGGCGGCCGTCCGCGAGGACCTGACGCGCTGGATGACGGCCGCGACGTAG
- a CDS encoding 4'-phosphopantetheinyl transferase superfamily protein: MTVPPSSTPLDLRPDEVHVWLVEPERIDDPRLLEAYKALLDPGERERQRRFHFERHQRQYLVSHALVRLTLSRYAPVAPEAWRFVPNEYGRPAIVGPVGQWLRFNLSHTDGMALVAVGRDVDLGADIEDAERPGETVEIADHYFAKTEVQALRSLPKEHQRGRFFEYWTLKEAYIKARGAGLSLPLDQFAFDLVPGRMPSIAFDPRMNDLPDVWQFMQHKPSARHQAAVAFRRPRGGALSVRWQHTVPLAGDMAPLIKTAQAGG, encoded by the coding sequence ATGACGGTGCCCCCTTCCTCCACGCCCCTCGACCTGCGCCCCGACGAGGTCCACGTGTGGCTCGTCGAGCCCGAGCGCATCGATGACCCGCGCCTCCTGGAGGCCTACAAGGCCCTGCTGGACCCCGGCGAGCGCGAGCGGCAGCGGCGCTTCCACTTCGAGCGGCACCAGCGGCAGTACCTGGTGTCGCACGCGCTGGTGCGGTTGACCCTGTCGCGCTACGCGCCCGTCGCGCCGGAGGCCTGGCGCTTCGTCCCCAACGAGTACGGCCGCCCCGCCATCGTGGGCCCCGTGGGCCAGTGGCTGCGCTTCAACCTGAGCCACACCGACGGCATGGCCCTGGTCGCGGTGGGCCGCGACGTGGACCTGGGCGCGGACATCGAGGACGCGGAGCGGCCCGGTGAGACGGTGGAGATCGCCGACCACTACTTCGCGAAGACGGAGGTGCAGGCCCTGCGCTCACTGCCGAAGGAGCACCAGCGCGGGCGCTTCTTCGAGTACTGGACCCTGAAGGAGGCCTACATCAAGGCGCGCGGTGCGGGCCTGTCCCTGCCGTTGGATCAGTTCGCCTTCGACCTGGTGCCGGGCCGGATGCCGAGCATCGCCTTCGACCCGCGGATGAACGACCTGCCGGACGTGTGGCAGTTCATGCAGCACAAGCCGTCCGCCCGACACCAGGCGGCGGTGGCCTTCCGCAGGCCCCGGGGCGGGGCGCTGTCCGTGCGGTGGCAGCACACCGTGCCGCTCGCCGGAGACATGGCCCCCCTCATCAAGACCGCACAGGCCGGGGGCTGA
- a CDS encoding phosphatase domain-containing protein → MDLPTATTKLQALRRDMTGHTDRNDERRILDLLEGATGEELNHLLSNVDLMHLLSDLDDRLVGPDNHTALLDLLCTRRAAELSLPVRASLATALQQGATPAQAERRLRDLFLGLKGRELTAFKNLLEAGGEYHDLHKLVFDDVDDRAVRAELLAHFQREAQAFPSGENKVLSDIDDTFFVNWVDKRYPPKTVYPGVLAFYQELDRGPGIIPGRAGDLVFVSARPQDPLGLIENATLESLRERGVPLAVMLSGSFFYLVGNTRIAHKKFENFEQYARLFPEYGFVFVGDSGQGDVEFGARMREALPQAVRAVFIHDVVATPQDTRDAWRERHVFFFDTYVGAAVDAFHAGVVSRDGVDRVAAAARESLAVIAFPSEAQRQAREAELTRDLARASALPRALAV, encoded by the coding sequence ATGGACCTGCCCACCGCGACGACGAAGCTCCAGGCGCTGCGCCGGGACATGACGGGCCACACGGACCGGAACGACGAGCGCCGCATCCTGGACCTGCTGGAGGGCGCCACCGGCGAGGAGCTGAACCACCTGCTGTCCAACGTGGACCTGATGCACCTGCTGTCTGACCTGGATGACCGGCTGGTGGGCCCGGACAACCACACGGCGCTGCTGGACCTCTTGTGCACGCGGCGGGCGGCGGAGCTGTCCCTGCCGGTGCGCGCGTCGCTGGCCACCGCGCTCCAGCAGGGCGCCACGCCCGCGCAGGCGGAGCGCCGGCTGCGCGACCTGTTCCTCGGGTTGAAGGGCCGCGAGCTGACCGCGTTCAAGAACCTGCTGGAGGCCGGCGGCGAGTACCACGACCTGCACAAGCTGGTGTTCGACGACGTGGACGACCGGGCGGTGCGCGCGGAGCTGCTCGCCCACTTCCAGCGCGAGGCACAGGCCTTCCCCAGCGGGGAGAACAAGGTCCTGAGCGACATCGACGACACGTTCTTCGTCAACTGGGTGGACAAGCGCTACCCGCCGAAGACGGTGTACCCGGGCGTGCTCGCGTTCTACCAGGAGCTGGATCGGGGGCCGGGCATCATCCCGGGCCGCGCGGGCGACCTCGTGTTCGTGAGCGCTCGTCCGCAGGACCCGCTGGGCCTCATCGAGAACGCGACGCTGGAGTCCCTGCGCGAGCGCGGCGTGCCGCTGGCGGTGATGCTGTCCGGCAGCTTCTTCTACCTCGTGGGCAACACGCGCATCGCGCACAAGAAGTTCGAGAACTTCGAGCAGTACGCGCGCCTCTTCCCCGAGTACGGCTTCGTCTTCGTGGGCGACAGCGGCCAGGGCGACGTGGAGTTCGGCGCGAGGATGCGCGAGGCCCTGCCCCAGGCGGTGCGCGCCGTGTTCATCCACGACGTGGTGGCGACGCCCCAGGACACGCGCGACGCCTGGCGCGAACGGCACGTCTTCTTCTTCGACACCTACGTGGGCGCGGCGGTGGACGCGTTCCACGCGGGCGTCGTCTCCCGGGACGGGGTGGACCGCGTCGCCGCCGCCGCGCGCGAATCGCTGGCGGTCATCGCGTTCCCCTCCGAGGCCCAGCGACAGGCGCGGGAGGCGGAGCTCACCCGGGACCTGGCCCGGGCGTCAGCGCTGCCCCGGGCGTTGGCCGTTTGA